DNA sequence from the Edaphobacter lichenicola genome:
GTGGGATTTCGGTGAAGGCGATGCCGGTGGCGTGCTCGATGGCGTTGAGGATGGCGGGTGCGGGCCCGTCCATGGGGAGTTCGCCGATGCCTTTAGCGCCGAAGGCTCCGTGGGGACTTGGAATCTCTTCGAAGGTGACGTGGATGGGCGGTACATCGGCGCTGGTGGGCATGATGTAGTTGGTCATCTGGTTGTTGGCAAGACGGCCGTTGTTCCAGATGCATTTTTCGTAGAGCGCGTAGCCGACGCCCTGGGCAACTCCGCCTTCGATCTGGCCGGCGGCGAGGATTGGGTGAAGGACCTTTCCTACTTCCTGCAGGGCGTAAAAGTTGGTCACGCTTGCCGAGTAGGTGGTGGTGTCGACGGCGACCTCGGCGACGTAGACGGCCCAGGCGTAGGCGGGATAGGCTTCGCCGCTGTAGGTCTCGTCGTCCCAGAAGATGTCGCCGGGAGACTGGTAGCGTGCCTCGGTTTTGAGGGAGCCGTGCTCGGCGAGATAGTGGAGCGCCGCGGGGCGGAAGTCTTCGGGGCTGAAGTCGTGAGGCGGCTCGGAGGCAACGGCAGATCCCCCCGTTGCGCTGCGGGATGACGAAAAAGGAGCGAGTGTGGCGAGGAGGGACTGCGCGGCGCGTTCAACGAGTTTGCCGACCACCATAGCGGTGCGGCTGGCTACGGTGGGGCCGGAGTTAGGGACTTGGCCGGTGTCGGGTTGGGCGATGAGGATCTGGTCGTAGGGGAGGTGGAGGGTCTGGGCGGCGATCTGGCAGAGGATGGTGTTGGTGCCCTGGCCGAACTCGGTGGAGGAGACGAGGAGGCGGGGTTGGCCTTCGGGTGTGAGCTCGATCTCGACGAGGGAGTTGAGGCGGCGCTCGCCGGAGCCGGTGAAGCCTGCGCCGTGGAAGAAGGAGGCGAAGCCTATGCCGCGCTTGATGGTGCTGGTTGGGTTCTCGCGGTCGAACTGCTCGCGTTTGGCGTGGTAGTTGGACTCTTCGAGTGCTCGCGTGAGCAGGTGCTGCATATCGACGGGGTCTTTGAGGAGCTGTCCGGTTGCGGTGTGGCCGCCGGTGCCCAGGAAGTTGCGGCGGCGCAGCTCTTCCGGTGTGAGTCCGACTACCTTTGCAATCTTGTCCATGTGGCGTTCGAGCGCAAAGATGCTTTGCGGTGCGCCGAAGCCGCGGAAGGCCCCGTGGGGCGGAATATTTGTTGCCACGGCTTTGGCGCGGACGGTGAGGTGGGGCCAGTGGTAGGGGCCGGGGGCGTGGATGGTGCCTCGGGAGAGGACTACAGGGGAGAGGGTGGCGTAGGCTCCACCGTCGATGGCGAAGTCTATCTCGCCGGCGAGGAGCTTGCCGTCCTTGCTGACGGCGGTGCGGTGGCGGGTGCGGCTGGGGTGGCGTTTGGTGGTGGCGGCCATGTCTTCGGCGCGGTCGTAGCAGAGCTTGACGGGGTGGCCCGACTTCATGGCGAGGAGGGCGGCGTGGCTGCCGATGACGGAGGGGAAGTCCTCCTTGCCGCCGAAGGCTCCGCCGGTCTCGGTCTGGATGACTCGGCACTTCTCGGCGGGGAGGTTGAAGACCAGCTCGAGGGCGTGGACGAGGTAGTACGGGCACTGCATCGAGCCTCTTACCGTGACTCCCTTCTCTGTGTCGTACTCGGCGATGACTCCGTTGTTCTCGATGTAGAGCTGCTCCTGGGCTCCGGTGCGGTACTCGCCTTCGACGATGTAGTCGGCGGTCTGCCAGATCTCGTCGGGGATCGGCTTCTGGTCCTTCTGCATGAGGTAGGTCTTGAAGGTGTTGGCTTGCTCGCCTTCCCCCCAAATGATCTGGTCTTTTTTTTCGGAGTCTTCTATCGAGTAGATGGCGGGGAGTTCTTCGTAGGTGATGTGGACCGCGGCTACGGCGGCGGGGAGTACGGAGCGGTTGGGGTGGGCTAGGAGGAGGATGGGCTCTTCGGCGTGGTTGACGTGGGTGACGGCGAGGCAGGGGTGGTCTTTGGTGAGGTGGACGATGCAGTTTTCGCCGGGGATGTCGGCGGCGGAGACGATGGTGTATTCGTTCCAGGGGATGGTGGGGTCGAAGGCGATGGAGGTGATGCGGCCGCGGGGGATGGTGCTGCGGACGGTGGCTCCGAACCACATGCCGGGGAGGGTGATGTCGTCGACGTACTGGGCGCGGCCGAGGACCTTGTCTCGTCCCTCTTTGCGGATGGGGGAGCTGCCAACGATCTGAGGCTGGCTGGTCATGAGCGGTGTTGCATAAGGATAGACGAAGTTTCGTGGGTTGGGAGGAAACGTTGGGGCCCGGTACCCCCCTCCCCCCTTGGGGTATTTTGGGAGTAAGGTATTTAGTTTGAGCGGCTTGCAGGGGGTTGGTGGCTGCAAAGTGTTCAAACCAAATGGGTTGCGTACAAAATACTTATTTTCAATAGGTTGCGCGACGTTGGATCGGTGCCTGCGGAGATTGGGGGAGAAGGC
Encoded proteins:
- a CDS encoding xanthine dehydrogenase family protein molybdopterin-binding subunit — its product is MTSQPQIVGSSPIRKEGRDKVLGRAQYVDDITLPGMWFGATVRSTIPRGRITSIAFDPTIPWNEYTIVSAADIPGENCIVHLTKDHPCLAVTHVNHAEEPILLLAHPNRSVLPAAVAAVHITYEELPAIYSIEDSEKKDQIIWGEGEQANTFKTYLMQKDQKPIPDEIWQTADYIVEGEYRTGAQEQLYIENNGVIAEYDTEKGVTVRGSMQCPYYLVHALELVFNLPAEKCRVIQTETGGAFGGKEDFPSVIGSHAALLAMKSGHPVKLCYDRAEDMAATTKRHPSRTRHRTAVSKDGKLLAGEIDFAIDGGAYATLSPVVLSRGTIHAPGPYHWPHLTVRAKAVATNIPPHGAFRGFGAPQSIFALERHMDKIAKVVGLTPEELRRRNFLGTGGHTATGQLLKDPVDMQHLLTRALEESNYHAKREQFDRENPTSTIKRGIGFASFFHGAGFTGSGERRLNSLVEIELTPEGQPRLLVSSTEFGQGTNTILCQIAAQTLHLPYDQILIAQPDTGQVPNSGPTVASRTAMVVGKLVERAAQSLLATLAPFSSSRSATGGSAVASEPPHDFSPEDFRPAALHYLAEHGSLKTEARYQSPGDIFWDDETYSGEAYPAYAWAVYVAEVAVDTTTYSASVTNFYALQEVGKVLHPILAAGQIEGGVAQGVGYALYEKCIWNNGRLANNQMTNYIMPTSADVPPIHVTFEEIPSPHGAFGAKGIGELPMDGPAPAILNAIEHATGIAFTEIPLLPEDIFERMTSAPGAGSESLDPAIAGPVFSEATA